ATATCGAGGGGGAAATTGCGGTTGACACCAGTTTTCTTCCCTCCGGCGAGACCTTTACTCTCCGGGTCAAGGGGGAGTCGATGAAGAACGCCGGTATTTTCGATGGCGACTATGTTCTGGTGAAACGGCAGAAAGAGGCCGAGCCGGGGGAGATTGTGGTGGCGGTTATCGGTGATGAGGCGACCGTGAAACGGTATTTCCCGGAGGAGGGAAGGATAAAACTTCAGCCGGAAAACGAATCTTTTGAGCCTATCTGGGTCGATAAGAATTCGCCCGATTTTTATATCGCCGGGAAGGTGGTCGGGCTTTTGCGGAGGATACCATGAAACCGGGGAAAATAGCGATGATGGTTTTGGTTTTGTTGTTTTTGCCGGTCGGTTTCGAGCCGCTGGTGGCGCTGCTGCGGGGATTGCTGACAGTGTAACTTTTGTAGGGGTTTGATTTATCAAACCCGTTTGAGAAACCCGACAAATGGATTTAAATAGACGGGGTTTATATGAAGCGATTTGGGGCATTGGGTTGGGTTTGGCGTTCGAGAATGATTATGGGGAATGAATTGAAGATGTCGGGTTTCTCAATCATCCGGCTCACGTCGGATTCTCTTGAAACCCGACCTACTCCTGACTTACAAAGCTGCACCGATATATGGGGGCAGGTCAAGTTTTTGAAGCATAAAACCGATAAAGCTTTTATAAAGCACAATAAATACCAATTAAAGGGGCGACAAGAAATAAAACAGATAATTACTTTCTGCGGCTTGGTGATAGTTCTCACCTTTCAGATTTCAACTGCAGGAACTCATAAAGCGGCCGACCAAGGTAACGCTGTTGCCCAATATAATTTGGGTCAGAGTTACGCTACAGGGGGAGGTGTTTCTCAGGATTGGGCTGAAGCGGCAAAATGGTATCGGAAGGCCGCCGATCAAGGTTATGCTGCGGCCCAACTTGCCTTAGGATTGATTTATGCCAACGGATCACCAGATTACCCGCAAAGTGTTCGTAAGGATTATGCTAAATTTGTAACATTGCTTCGGAAAGCCGCCGACCAAGGCTATTCCCCCGCGCAAATCGCTTTGGGATTAAAATATTACAAAGGCGAAAATGTCTCTCAGGATCACGCTGAAGCGGTGAAATGGTTTCGGAAAGCCGCCGATCAGGGCGACGCTGAGGCCAAACACTACATGGATAAGTATTATGATAGCCAGGGCGTTCCTCGGGATAATGTTGAGGCTGAAAAATGGTACAGAAATGTGGCCGACCGGGGTGATACTGCGGCCCAGGTGGCCTTAGGATTGAAATACTATAACGGCGAAGGCGTTCGTCAAAATTTTGAGGAAGCGGTGAGATGGTATAAGAGAGCTGCGGATCAAGGCTGTGCTGCTGCTCAGGCCGCCCTGGGTTCGATGTACTACGAGGGTACAGGTGGTATTCCTCTGGATTACGGTGAAGCCGTGAAATGGTATCGAAAAGCGGCAGACCAAGGCAGTTCTGATGCCCAAAATAAATTGGGAGTGCGGTACTTTAAGGGAGAGGGTGTCGTCCGAGACTACGCTGAATCTGAAAAATGGTTTCGGATGGCAGCGGACCAGGGCAATGCTGATGCCCAAGATAATCTGGAACATGTACAGGCGAAAAGAATTCCACCTGCGGAGATAAGCAGCTGGGACATGGCGGTAAAGAAATATGACCCTGGAAGTTTCAAAAATCTGATTTTAGGAGGAGATGAAGGGGTATTTATATGCGGTTATCTCGAAATTACTCAGCGCCTGGATGCAGGAGAGTTTCTTGTTAGTATACAGTCCCCCCCCAGAGTCTTCCACTGCATTATCCCGTCATATGTTAAGCTGGGAAATCTTGTACCGGGCAAGATTTTCAAGGCTATTGTGAGGAGAGGTGGAATATATGAGTATGTGACTACCGCAGGCTACAAAAACTCAGTCGAGACTATTGAAGTGCTATATGCAGAAAAGTTTCGGTGATCATTCCGACAGCAATTCAGATAATCTTTTTCTGCAAAAAAGCTACTCACTCTCTTGACCGCGGCCCTGCTTCATTTCAGCTGGGGCAGTTTTGACTTGAGATTGTTGTGCGATAACTGGAGAAGTATTGGTTGAGATTACCCCAAAGCAGTGAAATGATATCGGAAATCTGCCCGAGTACAGACAGTTTGTATAGGACGAAAAACCTTGTAATGGTAATGACAAGTGTGAGAAGCTGGCTGGGTTATCAGACGACATACACAGGTTATAAAGAAATTGCTTTTGAGAGGAGGAACGAAAATGAAACGTCATGAGTTGTATCCCTCAATCGTGAAAGCAGTAATAAAGGGGAAACTGAGAGAGCCATTCAAGGCAAGTGATGTTAAGAAAGCTTGCCCTGGCTTTGCTGACAAAACCTATAGTAATTCCCTACCAAAGCATAGAAAGGGAAACCCTGGGAAATACAAGGCTCGCTATAGGCGCTTAGCCAAGCGCCGCGGCTACAAGCTGTTATGATAATGCCTGTGTGGAATCATTCTTCGCCCGGCTGAAGATGGAGTGTATGCATCGCTCGCATTTCTTGACTCGGGCGCAGGCGGAACTTGACGTATTCACTTATTTGGAGGTATTTTATAATCGTGTTCGTCGTTATTCCACACTGAACTATCTCAGCCCGGTTGACTTCGAACGAACAAACAACCTTAATAACCTGTCCAATAAAACAGGGGAAGATCACTCCTGACTTACAAAAAGATATAGACTGATGAAATTGAATAAGTAATATGTATCAGGATATGGATGAACCGGTAGAGGTAGTGGCGGTGTTCGATCACCACAAAATGCGGCCGGCGCGGTTCCGGTGGAACGGACGAGTCTATAAAATCAGCGAGGTCACCGGCGACTGGAAAACCGATATCGGCGCCTATAAAGTGCATCACTACGCCGTGGTCGATACCTCCTCCAATTTCTTCCAGTTGACCTATGATGAACGTCAAACCAGTTGGGTCATAAGCAAAATATGGGTGGAATAGACCGCACTAAAGACTGGGCGAAAGTCATTATGCATGTCGACATGGATGCGTTTTTCGCCGCTTTCGAAATCCGCAACACGCCCCAACTGAAAGGAAAACCGGTGATAGTGGGGGGCGATGCCCGTTTCCGAAGTGTGGTCTCCACCTGCTCATATGAAGCCCGGAAGTACGGGGTCAAATCGGGAATGCCGATGACCCAGGCAAAAAGATTATGCCCCGATGGTATCTATGTCTCCGGAAATTTGGGGGGATATATCTATACCGCATCGATGCTCATAAAAATATTCGAACATTATTCCCCCTTGGTGGAACCGGTCTCGGTCGATGAGGCTTTTCTTGATATCACCGGCTGCCACAGAATTTTCGGCACGGTGGAAAACTTGGTGGCGCAGATGAAGCGGGAAATAAAAGAGCGGCTGTCCATGACCTGTTCGGTCGGGATCGCCCCGACCAGGCTCATGGCTAAAATGGCCACGGGAGAAAACAAACCGGATGGTGTGACTATAATCGACCGGGATGATTTTAAAAAAATATTCTATCCCCGGTCGGTAGATGCTCTCTGGGGAGTGGGGAAAGCCACCCGGGAAGCAATGGAAAAAAATGGGATAAAAACGGTCGGGGAACTGGCCGAAAGTAACGAAAAGGAGCTAAAAAAATACTTTGGGAAAAATGGGGTGGCCCTAAGAGGAATGGCAAGAGGTATTGGTTCGTCAGAAGTCTATTCTCTCGATGAATTACCCGACGATAAATCGATGTCCCACGAGACTACTTTTGTGAAAGACATCTCCGACATTGATAAGATATATGCCACCCTGCTCTGGCTTTCGGATAAGGTGGCCGGAAGGCTGAGGCGTGAGGAATATTGGGGGAAAACGGTCACAGTGAAAATCCGTTCCGCCTCTTTCAAGACCATTACCAGAGATAAGACCTTATCGAATTCGACCGACCAGGCTAAGATTATCTATGAGACCGCCCGGAGTTTAATCCCCCCTGAATTCGGGACAAGAATAAAGGTGAGATTGTTGGGGGTAAGGGTATCACACCTAGAAAAGAAAACTGATTCTCTCCAGTTTCATTTATGGCATGATTCCGGGAATGAAAAGATGGTTTTGAGTAGTGAAGCGGTTGATAAAATTCGTGACCGATACGGAAATGCGGTAATTCATCTGGCCGGGACCAGGCGGTAATATTTACTAATTGACAATTTTGTCCTTTTTATTATCTTCCTTTTAGAATGACCACAATATTATTCATATCGGGATTAAATTATGAGTAAAGATTATTTGGCTGAAGAGGTTCAAGCAATGCCGGATAAATGGAATTATGCTCCGCACGTGCTTTCTCTGGAAAGCTCGATTATCAGAGAAATTCTCAAGATTTCCTCAAAACCGGGCGTTATTTCCTTTGCCGGCGGATATCCGGGGCCGGAGATGTTTCCTGTCGAGGAAATGAAACAGGCGGCGATGGAGGTTATTGATGAGTTCAAATCCAACGCGCTGCAATATTCTCTTTCCATGGGGATTACTCCGCTGCGTGATACTGTCGCGGAACGGGAGAGCAAGCTCGGTTCCCCCACCAAACTCGAGAATATCCTTATCACTTCCGGTTCGCAGCAGGGGATTGATCTCTGCGCCCGTGCTTTCCTTGATCCGGGAGATTATATTATCACGGAATATCCGACTTATGTCGGGGCACTGCAGGCTTTCAATTTCTATCAGGCCCGTTATGCTTCAGTGGAAATGGATCAGGACGGCATGCTGGTAGATCAGGTCGAGGACGCTATCAAGAAGCACAATCCCAAATTCATTTATACCGTCTCCAATTTTCAGAATCCGACCGGTATTACCATGTCGGAAGAGCGCCGACACGCGCTCGTAGAATTAGCCTCGAATTATAATATCCCGATTGTGGATGACAATCCCTATGGCGAACTTCGCTATGCCGGCAAACCGGTTCCATCGCTAAAAGCTATCGGCGGCGATATCGTAATTTCTCTGGGGACTTTTTCCAAAATACTGGCGCCGGGGCTTCGAATCGCCTGGATGAACGCCTCCGAGAAAGTCATGCCGATTTTCGAGCGGGTCAAACAGTGCGGCGATCTCCACACCAGCACCTTTACTCAATATATGATCTATGCCTTCCTCAGAGCCGGCAAGCTGGAGGGACAAATTCAGAAATTGATCAAAGGATACGGCGAAAAACGCAACCTCATGCTGGCGGAGATGGAGAAGAATTTCCCCTCGGAATTGACCTGGACCAGACCGGAAGGCGGGCTTTTCATCTGGGTCGAGATGCCAAAACATGTTTCCGGCTCGAAGATGCTGCCGAAGGCTATTGAGGAAAAAGTGGTGTACGTTTATGGTGCCCCATTTTACCCTGATGGCCGCTGGGATAATACGATGCGGCTGAATTTCTCCCATGCCGGCCCCGAGACAATTGTCGAGGGAATCAAGCGGCTGGGCAAAGTGATAAAGGACAGTCTTTAGTAGATTTTTGCAATATGATGCAAAGCCCCGCCTGCCCGATGGCGGGGTTTTTTGCTTTACAAAGCCTCTCAAATCAGTATCTTAATCAGCATGAAAAAAATCGCATTTTCCAAGTATCATGGGCTGGGCAATGATTTTATAATCATGGATCGGATCAAGAAGCGCAAGGGAGCTGACCGGTTTGATAAACTGGCCATAGATATCTGCCGGAGAAATTTTGGGGTGGGAGCGGATGGCATCCTAGTTTTGACCGGCTCGAAAATAGCCGATTGCCGAATGGATATTTACAACTCTGATGGCAGCTGGGCGGAGAAATCAGGAAATGGTCTGCGGATTGCCGCCGCATATTATCATGCCTTCTGTGCGAAAAATAGGAAAATAGCGATCGAAAGCGGTGATGGGATATCCGAAGCCGAGATTATCAGGGCCGGCAGGCATTCATCTTTGATCAAGGTCTCGCTGGGAAAACCAATTTTCGAAACCAGGTTGGTTCCGGTCAAATCAAGATTTAAATTCCATATCAATCGGCCCATTAGAATCGGAAATCTCTCGCTTAATGTCACGGCTCTTTCAGTGGGGAATCCCCATACGGTCATATTTGTCGATAGTTTTGATTTCGACTGGAAAGAACTCGGCCGGAATATCGAAAACGCCCCGCTTTTCCCGCACCGCACAAACGTGGAGTTCGCCAAGATTGTCGGTCACTCCAAACTGATTCTAAATGACTGGGAGCGGGGAGCCGGCGCCACCGGTTCATCCGGCACCGGCGCCGCCGCCGCCGTTGTGGCGGGGGTAGTCAATGGTTATCTGAAGCGGCAGGTGGAAGTTATTTTTCCCGCGGGATCGCTTTTCATTGACTGGTCGGAAAAAGATGATATTATCTACCTGACCGGCCCGGTCGAATTTATCTGCTGGGGCGAGTATCATTTCGGAGTAAGATAGCCAAATGAGCGCTATCGGACCTGATCTCAGGGACAGGGTAATCCTGTCCTCACCGCTTAAGTCTCTGAAGCGCAAAATCAGCCGGTCCATAGTCGATTATCTGTGGCACATAAGGCTTTTTACCCGCAATGTCAGATTGTTCCTGACCGGTTCTTTTCTGATTGGTTTGACGGCGGCAGCCGGGCAGTTGCTTTTCAACCTCTATCTCAAAGAGCGCGGGGCCGACGAGTCATTTATCGGTACTTTTCTATCCGCGGGCGCTTTCGGAACGGCGGTTATTGCCATTCCGGCGGCTTTCGTGTTGCGCCGTATAAAATTGAAAATGGTTCTTCTTGCTTCCACTATTTGCTACGCCTCTGCTTTTTTGATGATTTCCCGCCTGCCCGTAACCAACATATTGATATCGGTGTCATTTATTTCCGGTATGGCGATGACTTTCAACCGTATCGCCGCGGCACCCTTCTTCATGCGAAACTCGTCGCCGAAAGAGCGCACCTATATTTTCTCGTTCAATTTCGGGGTGATGCTGGTAGCAGGCATGATCGGCTCGCTCACTTCCGGCTGGCTGGTCACACATTTATCAGAAATGACCGACGGCATGATCGGCGCTTATCAGTGGACTTTCATGATTGCAGTCTTTCTGGGCTTGCTGGCGCTGATTCCATTCTCTCTGATCAAAACGGCAGCGCCGGGCAGGGAAGAGCGCGAGGCCGATTTTTCCCTGTCCCTTCTGCGAAGGCAGATGAAACTGTATCTGAAACTCCTGACTCCTCAGTTTGTCGTTGGTATCGGTGCCGGATTGATTATCCCGTTCCTGAATCTCTATTTTCGGGATCGTTTCGGCCAGCCGCCCGATAAAATTGGCCTGTTCTTTTTCGCCGTCAACACTACCATGCTTATCGGAATTCTTGCCGGGCCGGTCATGGCCAGGAAATTCGGCATGGTCAAAACCATCGTAGCGACCGAGCTTGTTTCTATCCCTTTCATGATCATCCTGGCTTTTACTTATTCGCTTCCTCTGGCTTTTGCCGCGTTCCTGATGAGAGGAGCGCTGATGAATATGGCTCAGCCGATCGGCTCCAATTTCAGCATGGAGATGGTGGGAAAATCAGAACATGCGCTGGTCAACGCCTTAATGACTCTGGCCTGGACCGGCTCCTGGATGATTTCCACGGCCATAGGAGGGCGGCTTATCGAAAAATATGGCTATACCCTGCCGCTCCTGATTGCGGTTGTACTTTACATTGTCTCGGCGATTTTGTATTATATCTTTTTCAGGAAATCGGAAAAGAAGACCAGCGGCGGTTTTATGGTGGAGGTGACCTGAGCATGAACGCTGAACGTTTCCAATTGAGCCGGGATGAGCTTGCCCGGCAATTGCATCAGGCCGCCCGGGAGGCATACCCGGATTATCGTCTGGAGGGAAAGCTCATTCATGCCATACTGATTGAACAGATGCCTGCCGGCTCAGGCTTCGTTTTCCCGGCGCGGGAATATGCCTTGAATAACAACATTTCCCCCGAAGAATTTCTGGCAAGACTCTACCATGAGTTGAGTATCGAATATGAGAAAAACCTACATGATAAATTTTTCTTTGAAATGCACCGGGATGATGACTGTATCTATTTCAGCTTGATTGAAACGGACAGAACAGATGAAAGATAGATTTCGAGAACAGATAGCCGAATTGACTTCACGGGCTTTCCGCGAAATTCTTCCGGAATGGCGTGTAGTGAACCCTGGCCTTTTTACTTTCCACCCGGAGGAGTTGTACTACAAATTGGAAACGCCGAAAAATCCGCAATTGGGAAATTTCGCCTTGCCGCTTTTTGAGCTGACCAAAATCATCAAGCAGAATCCGGTAGAATTGAACAAGAAACTGACTGACGCACAAAATAAGCTTGTCAAAGAAAATGAGGAATACGTATCGCTGACCTTCAACGCAGTCGGCGGTTACAACAATGCTCGGATCGCTACCGGTGCTCTGGCGGCCGCTACATTTGAAGCACTGCGGACTCAGAAAGAAAATTATGGTTCTTCTACTGAAGGTCGCGGAAGAAAAATCGTAATCGATTTTTCCTCGCCTAATATCGCCAAGCCGTTCGGAATCGGGCATCTTCGCTCCACTGCCATCGGCAATTCGCTGTACCGCATTTTCAATAAGCTGGGATATGAGTCGGTCGGCATAAATCACCTCGGCGACTGGGGAACCCAGTTCGGCAAGACGATTGTCGCTTACCGCAAATGGGGTAAGGCGAGCCAACTGGAGGAAAATCCGGTCAAGACCCTGTTCGACCTGTACGTAAGATTTCATAAAGAGGAAGAGGCCGATGCTTCACTTTCGGATGCTGCTCGTGATGCTTTCAAGGCGATGGAAAATGGCGACCCCGAAGCGATCGCTCTCTGGCAGAAATTCAAAGATTACTCGATGGCCGAATTCAACAGAATTTATGAAATGCTGAGGGTTCATTTTGATTACCAGACTGGGGAATCATTTTACAACGATAAGATGGAAAGCGCCATCAAACGTCTTGAAAAAGCCGGCCTGACCGAGATTTCCGAAGGGGCTCTGATCGTAAATCTGGAAAAATATAATCTCCCGGCCTGTCTTCTCCGACGAGCTGACGGGGCCACGCTGTACGCCACACGCGATATTGCCGGCATTCTCTACCGATGGGAAACATTCCATTTTGAAAAAGCGCTCTATGTGGTCGGGACGGCACAGCGCGACCATTTCAAGCAGGTCTTCAAAGTAATTGAATTGCTGGAAGAGGCCGAGCATGTTTCGGCCGAGAAGAGAATCGCTCATCGCCTGACACATGTGGAATTCGGCTGGATAAAGTTCGAGGATGAAGTAATGGCGACCCGGCAGGGGAATATCATTTTTCTTGAGGATGTTCTCGACAAGGCAATTTCCCTGGCCAGAGAGAAGATTGTCGAAAAGAATCCGGACCTGAAAGAAATCGATAAGACCGCCCACCAGATCGGATTGGGAGCGGTGATATTCGCCGACCTGTCCACCAGGAAAGAAAAAGATGTCAATTTTCAGTGGGATAAGGTCCTCAATTTCGAGGGCGAGACCGGGCCATACCTGCAATACACCCATGCCCGTTTGTCATCTCTTATCCGGCATTATGGAAAGGAACTCACCGAGAAGATAGATTTTTCTCTGCTGGATCATCCCGAGGAGTACCGGGTTTTGGATTTATTATATCGGTTTCCGCTGTTAGTCGAGGAGGCCGCTATCGCCTATGAACCGTACCTCATAAGTTCATACCTTCTGGAACTGGCCTCGGCTTTCAATACGGTCTATCAACGGAAAGACGCCGCCGGCCGGATTGACAAGATTATTTCCGATAACACGAATCTGACTGAAGCCAGGATGGCTCTGGTGGCGGCAGCCCGGATAGTAGTCAAAGAGGGGCTCTATCTCCTTGGAATCGAAGCACCGGAAGAAATGTAGGGAAGATTTATACCCGTGAATAAGATCATTTTTGCTTTAAAACATTTTCCTCAGGAATTCAGGCTTGACGGCGACGGCCGCCTGACACAACTGGCCCTGCTGCTCGGTGCAAACGCCGCCGGCGAAACCAGGATAAGGAATTATAATCAGGGGAAGGAGACCGGGCAGACAGTTTTGTTCCTGCAATCGCTCGGGTACAAAATCGGCAGGGACGATTCTGAAATCATAATACACAATTCCGTATCGCCGGTATGGCCCGATGATATATCGGTCAGCTTCAACGGCGACTCATATACCCTCAGTCTGATTATTGGTTTCCTGGCCGGGAAAGGAAAACGGTTCACGCTCGGGTATGACGATTTCATAAATCAACCGTTTCTTGATGATCTGCTGGGACATCTCCGGCATATCGGCGTGGAATTGAAGCATGACAGGGAATCCCGGAATATAACCTATCAATCAGACCAACTCTGGCCGATCGAGCGAAAACTCTCCTCTGGTTTTCCCCATTTAAAAAATTGTTTGTTGATGCTCGGCATCAGTTCCGGTCGCTCGGTTGCGATTCGGGAAACAAGACCGACAGAAGATTCGCTGGAAAACTTGTTTATCAATTTCGGCGCGCGGCTGACCATCAGGGAGTCGAAATTGGAATGGGTGGAAGATCCCCACGACCCGCGCAGACGCATTCGCCGTGAGGCGGCCGACTATAAACAGGAGATGATGCTGCATCCCTCGTGCAGGCTGACTGGCGGCACTGTCGATATCCCTTCCGATTCCTTTTCCGCCGAGGCCATGTTGACTCTCGGTATCCTGAAAAAGGGAAATTTAGTCCTCCCGAATATCTATCTTGGCGCCCGGCTGAGTCGGTTCATGCATTATTTGCGTTCCATTGGAGTCAATATCAAGATTACTCACCGGCGGGGAGTAGAGGGGCCAAAGAGGGGCGACCTCGAACTGGAATATGCGGAAATCAGGGGCAAGAAGGTCGCCGGCGAAATTGCCGTGGGGCTGATGAGAGAGTTGCCGCTTATGGCGGTTATCGCCGCCGCCTGGCCGGGGACGACACTCATTCGAGACATTCGGGAGACCAGCCTTGTTCAGAGAAATCCCTTCGAGGAGATTGCGGCCAATCTGGGGAAAATGGGAATAAAATGCGGCGTTCTTGATGACGGCATGGTGATTGAAGGAAAGAAGGAGTTGAATGGCGCCGATTTCGGCCCCTTTCGAATAAAAGAGATTGCGCTGGCATTCTATCTGGTGGCCCTTTCCGGACAGGGAAAATCAGATTACCGGGAGTTTGAAATAATCGCCGACCATTTTCCCGCTCTGGTTTCGCTGGCCGGAGCGAAGTCGATGGTCAGCGTTCACTCCAAGGAAGATGTGTGATGATCTCTCTGCTGCCGGAAACAGCCCTGTCCTCTTCCGCCAATAGCTCTTAAAATGTCATTTTCCATGTCATGGCCAAAGTAGAGCATATTACCGAAGGTCCCATTTATCCGACCATCCTCCGTCTGGCTTGGCCGGTGCTGGCGGCGATGTTCCTGGAATTCGCCATGTCGGTCGCCAATTATTTCTGGGTTGGCTATCTGGGAACGCCCGAGCAGGATGCGGTCACGACCTCGATGGTGGTTACCTGGACTGTTTATGCCACCATTTCCATTATTGTTATCGGAATCACCGCCATGGTATCGCGGGCCATCGGTGCCGGCGATAAGGAGCACGCTTCCTATGTGTCGAAACAGGGGATCCAGATGGCCATCGGAGCGGGAATCTTTTTCTCGCTGGCCGGATTTTTTTCCACTCCATATATAATGAAATTTATGAAAGCCGCCCCCCATGTGGCCGAACTGGGCGTGCCATATCTGCGAACCTATTTTCTGGGCGTCTCCTTTTTCTATATTAACGATGCCCTAGGCGGAATTTTCCGCGCCTCGGGTGACACCCGGTCACCGATGTATTCTTATGTAATTGCTTTATTGCTGAATATTGTCATTGATCCCTTTCTAATCTTCGGCTGGGGGCCCTTTCCCAAAATGGGCGTAACGGGGGCGGCTGTCGCTACCGT
This is a stretch of genomic DNA from Candidatus Zixiibacteriota bacterium. It encodes these proteins:
- the lexA gene encoding transcriptional repressor LexA; protein product: MTVREKLTRRQKEILEYIEKMITEYGKSPTIREIGEKFNISSTNGVRSHLEVLLKKGYIRRQKLISRGIELVRNMAGPIKRIPLVGAVPAGNPLTAIENIEGEIAVDTSFLPSGETFTLRVKGESMKNAGIFDGDYVLVKRQKEAEPGEIVVAVIGDEATVKRYFPEEGRIKLQPENESFEPIWVDKNSPDFYIAGKVVGLLRRIP
- a CDS encoding tetratricopeptide repeat protein, which encodes MIMGNELKMSGFSIIRLTSDSLETRPTPDLQSCTDIWGQVKFLKHKTDKAFIKHNKYQLKGRQEIKQIITFCGLVIVLTFQISTAGTHKAADQGNAVAQYNLGQSYATGGGVSQDWAEAAKWYRKAADQGYAAAQLALGLIYANGSPDYPQSVRKDYAKFVTLLRKAADQGYSPAQIALGLKYYKGENVSQDHAEAVKWFRKAADQGDAEAKHYMDKYYDSQGVPRDNVEAEKWYRNVADRGDTAAQVALGLKYYNGEGVRQNFEEAVRWYKRAADQGCAAAQAALGSMYYEGTGGIPLDYGEAVKWYRKAADQGSSDAQNKLGVRYFKGEGVVRDYAESEKWFRMAADQGNADAQDNLEHVQAKRIPPAEISSWDMAVKKYDPGSFKNLILGGDEGVFICGYLEITQRLDAGEFLVSIQSPPRVFHCIIPSYVKLGNLVPGKIFKAIVRRGGIYEYVTTAGYKNSVETIEVLYAEKFR
- a CDS encoding DUF6504 family protein codes for the protein MDEPVEVVAVFDHHKMRPARFRWNGRVYKISEVTGDWKTDIGAYKVHHYAVVDTSSNFFQLTYDERQTSWVISKIWVE
- the dinB gene encoding DNA polymerase IV, whose protein sequence is MGGIDRTKDWAKVIMHVDMDAFFAAFEIRNTPQLKGKPVIVGGDARFRSVVSTCSYEARKYGVKSGMPMTQAKRLCPDGIYVSGNLGGYIYTASMLIKIFEHYSPLVEPVSVDEAFLDITGCHRIFGTVENLVAQMKREIKERLSMTCSVGIAPTRLMAKMATGENKPDGVTIIDRDDFKKIFYPRSVDALWGVGKATREAMEKNGIKTVGELAESNEKELKKYFGKNGVALRGMARGIGSSEVYSLDELPDDKSMSHETTFVKDISDIDKIYATLLWLSDKVAGRLRREEYWGKTVTVKIRSASFKTITRDKTLSNSTDQAKIIYETARSLIPPEFGTRIKVRLLGVRVSHLEKKTDSLQFHLWHDSGNEKMVLSSEAVDKIRDRYGNAVIHLAGTRR
- a CDS encoding PLP-dependent aminotransferase family protein gives rise to the protein MSKDYLAEEVQAMPDKWNYAPHVLSLESSIIREILKISSKPGVISFAGGYPGPEMFPVEEMKQAAMEVIDEFKSNALQYSLSMGITPLRDTVAERESKLGSPTKLENILITSGSQQGIDLCARAFLDPGDYIITEYPTYVGALQAFNFYQARYASVEMDQDGMLVDQVEDAIKKHNPKFIYTVSNFQNPTGITMSEERRHALVELASNYNIPIVDDNPYGELRYAGKPVPSLKAIGGDIVISLGTFSKILAPGLRIAWMNASEKVMPIFERVKQCGDLHTSTFTQYMIYAFLRAGKLEGQIQKLIKGYGEKRNLMLAEMEKNFPSELTWTRPEGGLFIWVEMPKHVSGSKMLPKAIEEKVVYVYGAPFYPDGRWDNTMRLNFSHAGPETIVEGIKRLGKVIKDSL
- the dapF gene encoding diaminopimelate epimerase encodes the protein MKKIAFSKYHGLGNDFIIMDRIKKRKGADRFDKLAIDICRRNFGVGADGILVLTGSKIADCRMDIYNSDGSWAEKSGNGLRIAAAYYHAFCAKNRKIAIESGDGISEAEIIRAGRHSSLIKVSLGKPIFETRLVPVKSRFKFHINRPIRIGNLSLNVTALSVGNPHTVIFVDSFDFDWKELGRNIENAPLFPHRTNVEFAKIVGHSKLILNDWERGAGATGSSGTGAAAAVVAGVVNGYLKRQVEVIFPAGSLFIDWSEKDDIIYLTGPVEFICWGEYHFGVR
- a CDS encoding MFS transporter, whose protein sequence is MSAIGPDLRDRVILSSPLKSLKRKISRSIVDYLWHIRLFTRNVRLFLTGSFLIGLTAAAGQLLFNLYLKERGADESFIGTFLSAGAFGTAVIAIPAAFVLRRIKLKMVLLASTICYASAFLMISRLPVTNILISVSFISGMAMTFNRIAAAPFFMRNSSPKERTYIFSFNFGVMLVAGMIGSLTSGWLVTHLSEMTDGMIGAYQWTFMIAVFLGLLALIPFSLIKTAAPGREEREADFSLSLLRRQMKLYLKLLTPQFVVGIGAGLIIPFLNLYFRDRFGQPPDKIGLFFFAVNTTMLIGILAGPVMARKFGMVKTIVATELVSIPFMIILAFTYSLPLAFAAFLMRGALMNMAQPIGSNFSMEMVGKSEHALVNALMTLAWTGSWMISTAIGGRLIEKYGYTLPLLIAVVLYIVSAILYYIFFRKSEKKTSGGFMVEVT
- the argS gene encoding arginine--tRNA ligase — encoded protein: MKDRFREQIAELTSRAFREILPEWRVVNPGLFTFHPEELYYKLETPKNPQLGNFALPLFELTKIIKQNPVELNKKLTDAQNKLVKENEEYVSLTFNAVGGYNNARIATGALAAATFEALRTQKENYGSSTEGRGRKIVIDFSSPNIAKPFGIGHLRSTAIGNSLYRIFNKLGYESVGINHLGDWGTQFGKTIVAYRKWGKASQLEENPVKTLFDLYVRFHKEEEADASLSDAARDAFKAMENGDPEAIALWQKFKDYSMAEFNRIYEMLRVHFDYQTGESFYNDKMESAIKRLEKAGLTEISEGALIVNLEKYNLPACLLRRADGATLYATRDIAGILYRWETFHFEKALYVVGTAQRDHFKQVFKVIELLEEAEHVSAEKRIAHRLTHVEFGWIKFEDEVMATRQGNIIFLEDVLDKAISLAREKIVEKNPDLKEIDKTAHQIGLGAVIFADLSTRKEKDVNFQWDKVLNFEGETGPYLQYTHARLSSLIRHYGKELTEKIDFSLLDHPEEYRVLDLLYRFPLLVEEAAIAYEPYLISSYLLELASAFNTVYQRKDAAGRIDKIISDNTNLTEARMALVAAARIVVKEGLYLLGIEAPEEM